A section of the Caldanaerobius polysaccharolyticus DSM 13641 genome encodes:
- a CDS encoding ABC transporter permease — protein sequence MKAEVYSATRPRSTRYVILRKNLTAVKKDWQLYSLLILPVIYYVIFRYIPMFGNVIAFRKFYPGGPVYGTEWVGLRYFKMFWTDPTFWQVFKNTIILSVEYLVFSFPFPIVFALLLNELRNQLFKRFVQTVSYLPHFLSMVIVAGMIMEILSPSTGVVNMVLKHFTGKTINFLAEPQWFRTIYIVSGIWQQMGWNAILYLAALANINPELYEAAIIDGANRWQQTLHVTIPGIMPTIMILLILNIGGLMSVGFEKILLLYNPLTYSTADVISTYLYRMGLESNNFSYAAAIGLFESVIGLILLSTANYISRRFADMSLW from the coding sequence GTATATAGCGCTACAAGGCCTAGGAGCACGAGATACGTTATACTAAGAAAGAATTTAACCGCTGTTAAAAAGGATTGGCAGCTGTATAGCCTTTTGATATTGCCCGTGATTTACTATGTGATTTTCAGGTATATTCCGATGTTTGGAAACGTTATAGCTTTTAGAAAATTTTATCCTGGGGGACCTGTCTATGGAACAGAGTGGGTTGGCTTAAGATATTTTAAGATGTTTTGGACTGATCCAACGTTTTGGCAAGTGTTTAAAAACACCATAATACTGAGTGTAGAGTATTTGGTATTCAGTTTCCCATTTCCCATCGTATTTGCTTTGTTGTTAAATGAGCTACGAAATCAGTTATTCAAAAGGTTTGTGCAAACCGTTTCATATTTACCTCACTTTCTATCAATGGTCATTGTAGCAGGTATGATAATGGAGATACTTTCTCCTTCTACGGGCGTCGTAAATATGGTTCTCAAACATTTTACAGGAAAAACTATAAATTTTTTAGCTGAACCCCAGTGGTTTAGGACCATTTACATAGTATCAGGTATATGGCAACAAATGGGATGGAATGCAATATTATACCTGGCTGCATTAGCTAACATTAACCCTGAGTTGTATGAGGCTGCGATAATTGATGGAGCAAATAGATGGCAGCAGACCCTTCACGTAACGATACCTGGCATTATGCCAACTATAATGATACTTTTGATTTTAAATATAGGCGGGCTTATGTCGGTTGGCTTTGAAAAGATTTTATTACTTTATAATCCTCTTACTTATTCTACGGCGGATGTTATATCGACATACCTTTATAGGATGGGATTGGAATCAAATAATTTCAGTTATGCGGCTGCTATAGGATTATTTGAGTCGGTAATAGGATTAATATTGTTGAGTACAGCAAACTATATTTCCAGACGATTTGCAGATATGAGTTTGTGGTAA
- a CDS encoding carbohydrate ABC transporter permease translates to MVGVSKQYRVFQVVNVLIMLLVVVVTLYPFLYLVAESLSSEKFVYAGQVTLFPKGFTLRTYQVLTREIYFWLGYKNTIIYTIVGTAVSLFLSTILAYPLSKKRLKGRGVILGFIVFTMFFSGGLIPTYLLVNALGMRNTIWAVVLPGAISTYNVIIMKTFFEGIPTELEEAAAVDGMDTYGILIHIVLPLSMPIMATMALFYAVGMWNTGFCTIKMFSKSKFGQIYSISLNICRF, encoded by the coding sequence ATGGTAGGTGTTTCTAAGCAATATAGGGTATTCCAAGTGGTGAACGTGTTGATAATGCTTTTAGTGGTTGTTGTTACGCTGTATCCGTTCTTATACTTGGTGGCGGAGTCGTTGAGCAGTGAGAAATTTGTATACGCAGGCCAGGTTACGTTGTTTCCCAAAGGATTTACATTGAGGACGTACCAAGTACTTACAAGGGAAATTTACTTCTGGTTAGGTTATAAAAACACTATTATATATACTATTGTAGGTACTGCTGTGTCGTTATTTCTGTCTACCATTTTGGCTTATCCTCTTTCAAAAAAACGTTTAAAAGGGAGAGGGGTTATCCTGGGCTTTATAGTCTTTACGATGTTTTTTAGCGGCGGACTGATACCCACTTACTTACTTGTTAATGCGCTGGGAATGCGCAACACTATATGGGCGGTGGTCTTACCGGGAGCAATAAGCACTTATAACGTCATAATAATGAAGACGTTTTTTGAAGGTATTCCTACCGAATTGGAAGAAGCGGCAGCGGTAGATGGTATGGATACATATGGAATATTGATTCACATTGTTCTTCCTCTTTCAATGCCGATAATGGCTACGATGGCACTTTTTTACGCAGTAGGAATGTGGAATACTGGATTTTGTACCATAAAAATGTTTTCAAAGTCCAAATTTGGTCAAATTTATTCAATTTCACTGAATATTTGCCGTTTTTT
- a CDS encoding beta-galactosidase produces MFYGVDYYPEHWSEERWEIDAKLMREANMNIVRLAEFAWAKIEPEEGKFDFSWLDKVVEILEKNGIKVILGTPTAAPPKWLMDKCPDIYPVDYMGHTYGFGLRKHTCYNSENLYRYTEIIVSKMAEHYKDCSAVFGWQIDNEFGGRCYCDKCQKAFRKWLKKKYITIDQLNKEWGTIFWSQVYRNWDEIISPRYSMSADITTHNPGLVLDYYRFYSDTIVAFQKFQIDILRKIVPHHVITHNFMKLYNGLNYFDLAKDLDFVSWDNYPGTSDNIIEPALAHDVARGLKNTTFWVMEQQSGPRGWQIISENPEPGQMRLFAYQSIAHGADAIIYFRWRTCPFGTEQYWHGILGHDGVPRRRYFEAKQMGEELKRISSMFEKGNIPAQVAIIRCYDNEWVFEIQPHVKKFRYIDHIRRYYEALFRNNIQVDVVSPVADLGKYKLAIAPQLTLTNEKIIENLYKYVKNGGILISGFRTGARDWNNRIIMDVLPGELRELFGIEIEEYGIIPENKFNLLKFEKENMIINCDTWYEILSPITAQVIARFGDNFFEGSPALTMNNYGNGRAYYIGSVPSEKDIDKFVYWLVKESEIHPLYDKPIPGVEFSCRVKDGKEVLFILNHNSKEVNIELIGSYVDIIKSKKWENHIEIPSKDLVILQKI; encoded by the coding sequence ATGTTTTATGGAGTAGATTATTATCCTGAACATTGGTCGGAGGAAAGATGGGAAATTGATGCTAAATTAATGAGAGAAGCGAATATGAATATAGTTCGATTAGCAGAATTTGCGTGGGCAAAAATAGAGCCGGAAGAAGGAAAGTTTGATTTTTCGTGGCTAGACAAAGTTGTAGAAATTTTAGAAAAAAACGGAATAAAAGTTATACTAGGTACTCCAACAGCTGCACCGCCAAAATGGTTAATGGATAAGTGTCCTGACATATATCCAGTGGATTATATGGGACATACTTATGGGTTTGGATTAAGAAAACATACCTGTTATAATAGTGAGAATCTTTATAGATATACTGAAATTATTGTTTCAAAAATGGCTGAACACTATAAAGATTGTTCTGCTGTTTTTGGTTGGCAAATTGATAATGAATTTGGAGGTAGGTGCTACTGTGATAAATGTCAAAAAGCTTTTAGAAAATGGCTAAAGAAAAAATATATTACTATAGATCAATTGAATAAAGAATGGGGAACTATTTTTTGGAGCCAAGTATATCGCAATTGGGATGAAATAATAAGTCCACGTTACTCTATGTCAGCTGATATTACAACTCATAACCCTGGGCTTGTTTTAGATTATTACCGTTTTTATTCAGATACTATAGTGGCATTTCAGAAATTTCAAATAGATATTTTACGTAAAATAGTTCCTCATCATGTGATTACTCATAATTTTATGAAGCTTTATAATGGATTGAATTATTTTGATTTAGCAAAAGATTTGGATTTCGTTTCGTGGGATAATTATCCGGGGACTTCTGACAATATTATAGAGCCCGCGCTTGCTCATGATGTTGCTAGAGGATTAAAAAATACGACTTTCTGGGTAATGGAGCAGCAAAGTGGTCCTAGAGGTTGGCAAATTATCTCTGAAAATCCTGAGCCAGGACAAATGAGGCTTTTTGCTTACCAATCGATTGCTCATGGAGCAGACGCTATAATTTATTTTCGGTGGAGGACTTGTCCGTTCGGGACAGAGCAATATTGGCATGGGATTTTGGGACACGATGGTGTGCCAAGGAGAAGGTATTTTGAAGCTAAACAAATGGGGGAAGAGCTAAAGAGGATTTCTTCAATGTTTGAAAAGGGAAATATACCGGCACAAGTTGCTATAATCAGGTGTTATGACAATGAATGGGTATTTGAAATTCAGCCTCATGTCAAAAAGTTTCGTTATATAGATCATATTAGGCGGTATTATGAAGCTTTGTTTCGTAACAATATACAAGTAGATGTTGTTAGCCCTGTTGCTGATCTCGGTAAATATAAACTGGCTATAGCGCCTCAGTTAACATTAACTAATGAAAAAATAATAGAAAATCTTTATAAATATGTAAAAAATGGAGGTATACTTATATCTGGTTTTCGTACTGGAGCACGTGATTGGAACAATAGAATCATTATGGATGTGTTACCTGGAGAACTAAGGGAACTTTTCGGAATTGAAATAGAAGAATATGGGATAATACCAGAAAATAAATTTAATTTATTGAAGTTTGAAAAAGAAAATATGATTATAAATTGTGATACATGGTATGAAATCCTCAGTCCTATAACTGCTCAGGTTATAGCTAGATTTGGAGATAACTTTTTTGAAGGTAGTCCTGCGCTGACAATGAATAATTATGGAAATGGAAGAGCTTACTATATAGGTAGTGTTCCTAGTGAAAAAGATATAGATAAATTTGTGTATTGGCTTGTAAAAGAATCAGAAATACACCCACTTTATGATAAGCCTATTCCTGGTGTTGAATTTAGTTGTAGAGTAAAAGATGGGAAAGAAGTATTGTTTATTTTAAACCATAATTCGAAAGAAGTGAACATTGAACTTATAGGATCTTATGTTGATATTATAAAGAGCAAAAAATGGGAAAACCATATTGAAATACCTTCTAAAGATTTGGTTATATTGCAGAAGATATAA
- a CDS encoding Gfo/Idh/MocA family protein, giving the protein MINVAIVGAGNISPAHIKGFLEFPQRCKIVAICDIYKEKAAEKKKRFGLNDAIVYENYKEILKMEDVDVVDICTPPYTHANIAVDSLNAGKNVIVEKPMAASLEECDKMLEASRKNKKLLSVISQNRFRTQFMKLKKVVESGLAGDIVHAQVDSFWWRDHSYYDLWWRGTWEKEGGGCTLNHAIHHIDMLIWLLGMPEEVQAVMNNVAHDNAEVEDISIAILKYKNGALAQITSSVVHHGEEQQIVLQGKKARISVPWRVYASVASNNGFPAGRDEKLEKEIQDYYDSIDETRYEGHTPQLDDVLKALELNRDVLVKGEDGRNALELITAIYKAASTRQVVKLPIEKYDPFYTVSGIMASVPHFYEKKTFVENFSDERITFGRDIK; this is encoded by the coding sequence ATGATTAATGTAGCCATAGTCGGCGCTGGAAATATTTCTCCTGCTCATATAAAAGGTTTTTTAGAATTTCCACAAAGATGTAAGATCGTTGCGATATGTGATATCTACAAAGAAAAGGCGGCAGAGAAGAAGAAGCGGTTCGGCTTAAATGATGCTATTGTATATGAAAATTATAAAGAGATATTAAAAATGGAAGATGTCGACGTTGTGGATATATGTACACCGCCATATACCCACGCCAATATTGCAGTAGATAGTTTGAATGCTGGAAAGAATGTAATCGTGGAAAAGCCAATGGCAGCATCACTAGAAGAATGTGACAAAATGTTAGAAGCGTCAAGGAAAAACAAAAAACTCTTGTCGGTAATATCGCAAAACCGTTTTAGAACCCAATTTATGAAATTAAAAAAGGTAGTTGAGTCAGGTCTAGCCGGTGATATAGTACATGCACAAGTAGACTCATTTTGGTGGAGGGATCATTCCTACTACGATCTTTGGTGGAGAGGTACATGGGAAAAAGAAGGCGGGGGATGCACACTGAATCATGCGATACACCATATTGACATGCTTATATGGCTTTTAGGCATGCCTGAAGAAGTGCAGGCTGTTATGAACAACGTAGCCCACGACAACGCCGAAGTTGAAGATATATCGATAGCGATACTTAAGTATAAAAACGGTGCTCTAGCTCAGATAACTAGCTCAGTTGTGCATCACGGAGAAGAGCAACAGATAGTACTTCAGGGGAAAAAGGCGAGAATATCCGTTCCTTGGAGAGTGTATGCGTCTGTTGCATCAAATAATGGTTTTCCGGCAGGGAGAGACGAAAAATTAGAGAAAGAGATTCAAGATTATTATGATAGCATTGATGAGACCAGATATGAAGGACATACTCCCCAGCTTGATGATGTTCTAAAGGCGCTGGAATTAAACCGTGATGTCTTAGTAAAGGGTGAGGACGGGAGAAATGCTCTAGAGCTTATAACGGCCATTTACAAAGCAGCTTCCACAAGGCAAGTTGTTAAGCTTCCGATCGAGAAATATGACCCATTTTACACGGTTAGCGGCATAATGGCCTCCGTACCGCATTTTTATGAGAAAAAAACATTTGTTGAAAATTTTTCTGATGAGCGCATAACATTTGGAAGAGATATAAAGTAA
- a CDS encoding Gfo/Idh/MocA family protein — protein sequence MNKESGMYYMPESKAKKVCSEGDFAFAAIGLDHGHIYGMTKGLVEAGGEIKWVYDKDPKKVEAFLKAFPNAKKARSEDEILMDNSVKLVASAAIPSERCSIGLKVMDAGKDYFADKPPMTTREQLEQAKDKVKKTKKKYAVYYGERLHNEASVYAGQLVENGVIGRVIQVIGMGPHRVGKGRPDWFYEKDKFGGILCDIGSHQIEQFLFFTGAKDAKVQSAKVANYNHKQYPTFEDFGDVTLVGDNGATGYFRVDWFTPDGLRTWGDGRLFILGTDGYIELRKYIDVARENTTDHVYLANKDGEFYMDVKGKVGFPFFGELILDCLNRTENAMTQEHIFKAIELALDAQYSATKVE from the coding sequence ATGAACAAAGAAAGCGGCATGTACTATATGCCAGAAAGCAAGGCTAAAAAAGTTTGCAGTGAAGGAGATTTTGCATTTGCAGCCATTGGACTCGATCATGGCCATATATATGGCATGACAAAAGGACTAGTAGAAGCCGGCGGAGAAATAAAATGGGTTTACGATAAAGATCCGAAAAAAGTCGAAGCATTTTTAAAGGCATTCCCAAATGCCAAGAAAGCCCGCAGTGAAGATGAGATACTTATGGATAACTCAGTTAAACTAGTAGCAAGTGCAGCCATACCATCGGAAAGATGCAGCATAGGGCTAAAAGTTATGGATGCAGGAAAAGACTATTTTGCAGACAAGCCACCTATGACCACAAGAGAGCAACTAGAGCAAGCTAAAGACAAAGTAAAAAAGACAAAGAAGAAATATGCCGTCTATTATGGTGAAAGACTCCACAATGAAGCATCAGTGTATGCAGGGCAGCTAGTAGAAAATGGAGTAATAGGACGAGTAATACAAGTTATTGGAATGGGGCCACATAGAGTGGGAAAAGGAAGGCCAGATTGGTTCTATGAAAAGGACAAGTTTGGAGGAATATTGTGCGATATAGGAAGTCATCAGATAGAGCAGTTTTTATTTTTCACAGGTGCAAAAGATGCAAAGGTCCAATCAGCAAAAGTAGCAAATTACAACCATAAGCAGTATCCCACTTTTGAGGACTTCGGAGATGTGACACTAGTTGGTGACAATGGCGCAACGGGTTACTTTAGAGTAGATTGGTTTACCCCAGATGGCCTTAGAACATGGGGCGATGGAAGGCTATTCATATTAGGTACAGATGGATATATAGAACTTAGAAAGTACATCGATGTTGCTAGAGAAAATACGACAGATCATGTGTATCTAGCAAATAAAGATGGCGAGTTTTATATGGATGTAAAAGGCAAAGTAGGGTTTCCTTTCTTTGGTGAATTGATACTTGACTGCTTAAATAGAACAGAAAATGCCATGACACAAGAGCACATATTTAAAGCTATAGAGCTAGCGTTAGATGCCCAGTATAGTGCTACTAAAGTGGAATAA
- a CDS encoding GH39 family glycosyl hydrolase — MIKIKIPKKSNSIKFNNRWRYCVGTGRLGLALQKEYIDTLKYVKENIDFKYIRGHGLLCDDIGIYREDAIGNDVRPFYNFTYIDRIFDSFLELGIRPFVEVGFMPKKLASGDQTVFYWEGNVTPPKDYDKWSNLVKAVVEHFISRYGIEEVLKWPFEIWNEPNLKEFWKDADQKEYFKLYKVTAKAIKEVNENIKVGGPAICGGADYWIEDFLNFCHEENVPVDFVSRHAYTSKQGEYTPHLIYQEIMPPTHMLDEFKKVRDMIKNSPFPNLPFHITEYNTSYSPLNPVHDTPFNAAYLARILSEGGDYVDSFSYWTFSDVFEEKDVPRSQFHGGFGLVALNNIPKPTFHMFTFFNAMGEEILYRDDHLLVTRRDDGSVALIAWNEIMEKTENPDKEYELEIPVDFKDVLIKMKLIDEEYGNPWGTWRHMGRPRFPSKEQINTLRDIARPRIKTDRVTSNNGYVNLKFKLGKNAVVLFELIEVVDESSTYIGLDDSKMNGY, encoded by the coding sequence ATGATAAAAATAAAAATACCAAAAAAATCCAATAGCATAAAGTTTAATAATAGATGGAGATATTGCGTTGGCACAGGGAGGTTAGGATTGGCTCTTCAAAAGGAGTATATTGATACATTAAAATACGTAAAGGAAAACATCGATTTTAAATACATCCGCGGGCATGGACTTTTGTGCGATGATATAGGCATTTATCGTGAAGATGCAATAGGCAATGATGTAAGGCCGTTTTACAATTTTACGTATATAGATAGAATCTTTGATTCATTTTTGGAATTGGGTATACGACCTTTTGTTGAAGTTGGTTTTATGCCGAAAAAGTTGGCGTCTGGAGATCAGACAGTATTTTATTGGGAAGGGAATGTAACCCCACCTAAAGATTATGATAAGTGGAGCAACCTTGTAAAAGCGGTTGTAGAGCACTTTATCTCTAGATATGGAATAGAGGAAGTTTTGAAGTGGCCGTTTGAGATATGGAATGAGCCAAACTTAAAAGAATTTTGGAAAGATGCTGATCAAAAGGAGTATTTTAAGCTTTACAAGGTTACTGCAAAGGCGATTAAAGAAGTAAATGAAAATATAAAGGTTGGAGGCCCCGCCATATGCGGTGGAGCTGATTACTGGATAGAAGACTTCTTAAATTTCTGTCATGAGGAAAATGTTCCTGTTGATTTTGTGTCGCGCCATGCATATACTTCTAAACAGGGTGAGTATACTCCGCATCTTATATATCAAGAGATCATGCCACCGACGCACATGCTGGATGAATTTAAGAAAGTAAGAGATATGATAAAGAATTCGCCTTTTCCAAATCTTCCGTTTCACATAACGGAGTACAATACATCTTATAGCCCATTAAATCCTGTACACGATACGCCTTTTAATGCAGCGTATCTTGCAAGGATTTTAAGCGAAGGAGGAGACTATGTTGATTCCTTTTCATATTGGACATTCAGCGATGTGTTTGAAGAGAAAGACGTACCAAGGTCGCAGTTTCATGGAGGGTTTGGACTAGTTGCGCTGAATAATATACCGAAGCCGACTTTTCATATGTTTACATTTTTCAATGCTATGGGAGAGGAAATTCTCTATAGAGACGATCATTTGCTTGTAACTAGAAGGGATGATGGATCAGTTGCGCTGATTGCGTGGAACGAAATAATGGAAAAGACAGAAAATCCAGATAAAGAATACGAACTGGAGATACCTGTGGATTTTAAAGATGTCTTAATAAAGATGAAGTTAATCGACGAAGAATACGGTAATCCTTGGGGTACATGGAGACATATGGGTAGACCTAGATTTCCAAGCAAAGAGCAAATTAATACTTTAAGAGATATTGCAAGGCCTAGAATCAAGACAGATAGAGTTACATCAAATAATGGATATGTTAATCTAAAATTTAAATTAGGTAAAAATGCAGTGGTATTGTTTGAACTGATTGAAGTAGTAGATGAGTCAAGCACTTATATTGGGCTTGATGATAGCAAAATGAATGGATATTGA
- a CDS encoding acetylxylan esterase — MGLFDMPLEKLREYTGTNPCPEDFDEYWDRALKEMRSVDPKVELKPSNFQVPFAECYDLYFTGVRGARIHAKYIRPKIDKKHPALIRFHGYSSNSGDWSDKLNYVAAGFTVVAMDARGQGGLSEDVGGVKGNTLNGHIIRGLDDDVDNLLFRHIFLDTAQLAGIVMNMPEVDENRVGVMGPSQGGGLALACASLEPRIRKVVSEYPFLSDYKRVWDLDLAKNAYQEITDYFRLFDPRHERENEVFTKLGYIDVKNLVKKIKGDVLMCVGLMDQVCPPSTVFAAYNNIRSKKDIKVYPDYGHEPMRGFSDLAMQFLLEL, encoded by the coding sequence ATGGGACTTTTTGACATGCCATTAGAAAAACTTCGGGAATACACTGGTACAAATCCGTGCCCGGAAGATTTTGATGAATACTGGGATAGAGCGCTAAAAGAAATGAGGTCAGTTGATCCGAAAGTTGAGCTTAAGCCCAGCAACTTTCAAGTGCCATTTGCAGAATGCTACGACTTGTACTTTACAGGCGTGCGTGGCGCAAGGATACATGCCAAGTATATAAGGCCTAAAATAGATAAGAAGCATCCTGCACTAATAAGGTTTCATGGGTATTCATCAAATTCAGGAGACTGGAGTGATAAATTAAATTATGTGGCGGCAGGCTTTACAGTTGTGGCTATGGACGCAAGAGGCCAAGGTGGTCTATCTGAAGATGTAGGCGGTGTAAAGGGAAATACGCTCAATGGCCACATTATAAGGGGATTAGACGACGATGTAGACAACTTGTTGTTCAGGCATATTTTTCTAGATACCGCACAATTGGCCGGAATAGTGATGAATATGCCTGAAGTAGATGAAAATAGAGTGGGAGTGATGGGACCTTCTCAGGGCGGAGGCTTAGCATTGGCCTGTGCTTCACTGGAGCCTCGCATACGTAAAGTGGTATCTGAATATCCTTTTTTATCTGATTATAAAAGGGTATGGGATTTAGACCTTGCAAAAAATGCCTACCAAGAGATTACAGATTATTTCAGGCTTTTTGATCCCAGGCACGAACGAGAAAATGAAGTGTTTACTAAGCTTGGTTATATAGATGTGAAAAATCTAGTAAAAAAGATAAAAGGCGATGTGCTTATGTGTGTTGGACTTATGGACCAAGTCTGTCCGCCATCGACTGTATTTGCAGCATACAACAATATAAGGTCAAAGAAGGATATAAAAGTATATCCTGATTACGGCCATGAGCCTATGAGAGGATTTAGCGATTTGGCTATGCAGTTTTTACTGGAGCTTTAA
- the ychF gene encoding redox-regulated ATPase YchF, with translation MQIGIVGLPNVGKSTLFNAITKAGAECANYPFCTIEPNVGVVAVPDNRLNELAKMVNPAKITPATVEFVDIAGLVKGASKGEGLGNKFLSHIREVEAIAHVVRCFEDPDVVHVEGSIDPIRDVETINLELILADLEVIERRLEKAKKMSKSGDKQYAAEVEIIERIKDQLESEKPVRSMNFKEEEKDFVKQLQLLTSKPVIYVANVSEEDLLEENQYVRRLREYAKGENSEVIVICAKIEAELADLSDDEKQEFLKELGLSEPSLNKLIRIGYRILGLINYFTAGPKEVRAWTIKNGTKAPEAAGKIHSDFEKGFIRAEVIGYEDLISAGSPAAAKEKGLMRLEGKDYVVKDGDVIVFRFNV, from the coding sequence ATGCAGATTGGAATTGTAGGATTACCTAATGTTGGAAAAAGCACGCTTTTTAACGCCATAACAAAAGCAGGTGCTGAGTGCGCCAATTATCCTTTTTGTACCATTGAGCCCAATGTAGGTGTGGTAGCAGTACCTGATAATCGGTTAAATGAGCTGGCAAAAATGGTTAATCCTGCTAAAATCACTCCGGCTACCGTAGAATTTGTAGACATCGCCGGTTTGGTCAAAGGTGCCAGCAAAGGAGAGGGACTAGGCAATAAATTCCTTTCCCATATAAGAGAGGTAGAAGCGATCGCCCACGTAGTTAGGTGCTTTGAAGATCCCGATGTGGTTCACGTAGAGGGAAGCATAGATCCCATCAGGGACGTAGAGACGATAAATCTAGAGCTCATACTGGCAGATTTAGAGGTTATAGAAAGGCGCCTGGAAAAAGCTAAAAAAATGTCTAAATCAGGTGACAAGCAATACGCGGCAGAGGTAGAAATTATAGAAAGGATAAAAGATCAGTTAGAGTCAGAAAAGCCCGTTAGATCTATGAATTTTAAAGAAGAAGAGAAAGATTTCGTCAAGCAACTGCAGCTATTGACCAGCAAACCCGTCATATACGTAGCCAATGTATCAGAAGAGGATCTACTAGAAGAAAATCAGTACGTCAGGAGGCTTAGAGAATACGCCAAAGGTGAAAACTCAGAGGTCATAGTTATATGCGCCAAAATCGAAGCTGAGTTGGCCGACCTCTCCGACGACGAAAAGCAGGAATTTCTCAAAGAGCTGGGGCTATCAGAGCCCAGTCTAAACAAGCTGATAAGAATCGGATATAGAATTCTCGGCCTGATTAATTACTTCACAGCAGGTCCCAAGGAAGTTCGCGCGTGGACTATAAAAAACGGCACAAAAGCCCCAGAGGCTGCAGGAAAAATCCACTCAGATTTTGAAAAAGGGTTTATACGGGCTGAAGTCATAGGATATGAAGACCTCATATCAGCAGGCTCTCCGGCAGCCGCTAAGGAAAAAGGGCTAATGCGGCTGGAGGGAAAGGACTATGTAGTCAAAGACGGAGATGTAATAGTCTTTAGGTTCAACGTGTAG
- a CDS encoding YhcN/YlaJ family sporulation lipoprotein, which yields MKKLKVLSVVLIILFALTAVFTGCKAPARKPTTPTKTTRVVPRTTTPRTTPSRMVPTPTRTVPTPTRTTNSQTARANRIAAAVAKLPDVNRATVVISGNTALVGIDMKGNVEKTKEAKVKKSVEKTVRSTDKAINNVSVTADPDLYNRINSIAADVARGKPISGFAREISEILKRITPSR from the coding sequence GTGAAAAAATTGAAAGTTCTCAGTGTCGTTTTAATTATATTGTTCGCGCTTACGGCTGTTTTTACAGGTTGTAAAGCGCCTGCTAGAAAACCCACCACACCTACAAAGACTACTAGGGTTGTGCCCAGAACTACTACACCCCGGACTACACCTTCCAGGATGGTGCCCACTCCTACCAGGACGGTACCCACGCCTACCAGGACTACCAATTCTCAGACAGCTAGGGCCAACAGGATAGCTGCAGCTGTAGCTAAGCTCCCTGATGTCAACAGGGCCACAGTGGTGATCAGCGGAAATACGGCTTTAGTGGGCATAGACATGAAAGGCAATGTGGAAAAGACAAAAGAGGCCAAAGTAAAGAAAAGCGTGGAAAAAACAGTGAGGTCTACGGATAAAGCCATAAATAATGTTAGCGTAACGGCAGATCCTGACCTTTATAACAGGATAAATAGCATAGCCGCTGATGTGGCAAGGGGTAAACCTATATCAGGTTTTGCCAGGGAAATTAGCGAGATATTAAAGCGCATAACTCCTTCTAGATAA